In Pristiophorus japonicus isolate sPriJap1 chromosome 2, sPriJap1.hap1, whole genome shotgun sequence, one genomic interval encodes:
- the tada2b gene encoding transcriptional adapter 2-beta gives MAELGKKYCVYCLADVTSLRLRCTECQDIELCPECFSAGAEIGNHRRWHGYQLVDGGRFTLWGAEAEGGWTSREEQLLLDAIEQYGFGNWEDMAAHVGARAPPEVMEHYVSMYIHGNLGRACIPDSIPNRVTDHTCPSGGPLSPSLTVPLPPLDISAAEQQQLGYMPLRDDYEIEYLQDAETLISGLAVNYDDEDVDIELKRAHVDMYVRKLRERQRRKNMARDYSLVPTFLGKERKEKPLKRKVTKEEKELRVKLRPICQFMSSKEFDDCFDNLYKERTLRAKIRELQRYRRNGIDKTEESAEYEAARHKREKRKEMKNNGGAKRGKDDGGKEAAGEFNAMENLPSFDLLSEREKVLCSSLNLSPTRYLTVKTIIIKDYLQKRQGIPSKSRLPSYLDKVLKKRILNFLTESGWIARDTS, from the coding sequence ATGGCGGAGCTGGGCAAGAAGTACTGCGTCTACTGCCTGGCCGACGTGACGAGCCTGCGGCTCCGCTGCACCGAGTGCCAGGACATCGAGCTGTGCCCCGAGTGCTTCTCGGCCGGCGCCGAGATCGGCAACCACCGGCGCTGGCACGGCTACCAGCTGGTGGACGGCGGCAGGTTCACGTTGTGGGGAGCCGAGGCGGAGGGGGGCTGGACCAGCCGGGAGGAGCAGCTGCTGCTTGATGCCATCGAGCAGTACGGCTTCGGTAACTGGGAGGACATGGCCGCGCATGTGGGGGCGCGCGCGCCGCCGGAAGTGATGGAGCACTACGTCAGCATGTATATCCATGGCAACTTGGGCCGCGCGTGCATCCCCGACTCCATCCCCAACCGCGTGACCGACCACACGTGCCCGAGCGGCGGGCCGCTGTCGCCCAGCCTCACCGTGCCGCTGCCGCCCCTCGACATCAGCGCCGCCGAGCAGCAGCAGCTCGGCTATATGCCGCTGCGCGACGACTACGAGATCGAGTACCTGCAGGACGCCGAGACCCTGATCAGCGGCCTGGCCGTCAACTACGACGACGAGGACGTGGACATCGAGCTGAAACGGGCCCACGTCGACATGTACGTGAGGAAGCTGCGGGAGCGGCAGCGGCGCAAGAACATGGCCCGCGACTACAGCCTGGTGCCCACCTTCCTGGGCAAGGAGCGCAAGGAAAAGCCGCTCAAGCGCAAGGTGACCAAGGAGGAGAAGGAGCTGCGGGTCAAGCTCCGGCCCATCTGCCAGTTCATGTCGTCCAAAGAGTTCGACGATTGTTTCGACAACCTGTACAAAGAGCGGACGCTGAGGGCCAAGATTCGCGAGCTGCAGCGCTACCGGCGCAATGGCATCGACAAGACAGAGGAGTCGGCCGAGTACGAGGCGGCCCGGCACAAGCGAGAGAAACGCAAAGAGATGAAGAACAACGGCGGCGCCAAGCGGGGTAAAGACGACGGGGGCAAGGAAGCTGCAGGGGAGTTCAACGCCATGGAAAACCTGCCCAGCTTTGATCTGCTGTCCGAGCGGGAGAAGGTGCTGTGCAGCTCGCTCAACCTCAGCCCCACACGGTATCTGACAGTCAAGACCATCATCATCAAAGACTACCTGCAGAAAAGGCAGGGCATCCCTTCCAAGAGCCGCCTGCCCAGCTACCTCGACAAAGTTTTAAAGAAGAGGATATTGAATTTCTTAACGGAAAGTGGTTGGATAGCCAGGGACACATCTTGA